One segment of Pleomorphomonas sp. PLEO DNA contains the following:
- a CDS encoding NAD(P)-dependent alcohol dehydrogenase, with protein MTDRSGLADQESDMQRIQYHRYGGPEVMRLEAYDLPAPGKGELLVRVKAASINPLDWKLRQGFMKFMMGRRFPRAMGMDFSGVVEAVGRGVTGFARGDEVLGQVSMMKPGAFAETALTTANLLVGKPAGLSFTAAATLPTVGVTAWRALIEGGKLKTGQSVFINGASGGVGQAAIAIARTYGAAITGRVGPASVADFADSGLARVLDYTQPLPDELKGAFDVVFDCHGSLTPAEEDFLTKRSGVAVDIDPTAGNLIRSLISRRHSFVRGVLNPAILQKIVDLAVAGQFTLPISRTAPLSEAIALIGALEAGNRLAGKSVIVME; from the coding sequence GTGACCGATAGATCCGGTCTTGCCGACCAGGAGAGCGACATGCAGCGCATCCAGTATCATCGCTACGGCGGGCCGGAGGTCATGCGGCTGGAGGCCTACGACCTCCCCGCCCCCGGCAAGGGCGAACTTCTGGTGCGCGTCAAGGCCGCCTCGATCAATCCGCTCGACTGGAAACTGCGCCAAGGCTTCATGAAGTTCATGATGGGCAGGCGCTTTCCTCGGGCGATGGGCATGGACTTTTCCGGCGTCGTCGAGGCGGTCGGTCGCGGCGTCACCGGCTTTGCCCGTGGCGACGAGGTGCTGGGCCAGGTGTCGATGATGAAGCCGGGCGCTTTTGCCGAGACGGCGCTCACCACCGCGAATTTGCTGGTCGGCAAACCGGCCGGCTTGTCCTTTACCGCCGCCGCCACCCTGCCCACCGTCGGCGTCACCGCCTGGCGCGCCTTGATCGAGGGCGGCAAGCTGAAGACAGGCCAGTCGGTCTTCATCAACGGCGCATCCGGTGGCGTCGGACAGGCGGCGATCGCCATCGCCAGGACATACGGGGCCGCCATCACCGGCCGCGTCGGGCCCGCCTCCGTCGCCGATTTCGCCGACAGCGGGCTGGCGCGGGTGCTGGATTACACCCAACCGCTGCCCGACGAGCTGAAAGGCGCCTTCGACGTCGTGTTCGACTGCCACGGCAGCCTGACCCCGGCGGAGGAAGATTTCCTGACCAAGCGCTCGGGCGTCGCGGTGGACATCGACCCGACCGCCGGCAACCTGATCCGATCGTTGATCTCCCGCCGACACAGCTTCGTCAGAGGCGTGCTGAACCCCGCCATCCTGCAAAAAATCGTCGACTTGGCCGTGGCGGGCCAGTTCACGCTGCCGATCAGCCGCACGGCGCCCCTGTCCGAGGCAATCGCCCTGATCGGCGCCCTCGAAGCGGGCAACCGGCTTGCCGGCAAATCGGTGATCGTGATGGAATGA
- a CDS encoding winged helix-turn-helix transcriptional regulator — protein MAEDTAHPTDALLAQASANRLVLGQIADKWSILILTVVAIEPTRFNALKRRLDGITHKALTEALRRLERSGLISRRILATSPVGVEYAITPLGRSLREPCTALATWGATHAEQVAQAQKAYDEQQLGNQP, from the coding sequence ATGGCAGAGGATACCGCCCATCCAACCGACGCGCTGCTGGCCCAGGCGAGCGCCAACCGGCTGGTGCTCGGCCAGATCGCCGACAAATGGTCGATCCTGATCCTGACGGTGGTTGCCATCGAACCGACGCGGTTCAACGCGCTGAAGCGACGCCTCGACGGCATCACGCACAAGGCTTTGACGGAAGCGCTGAGGCGCCTAGAGCGAAGCGGCCTGATCTCGCGGCGCATCCTGGCGACCTCGCCAGTGGGTGTCGAATACGCCATCACCCCGCTTGGCCGCTCGCTGCGGGAGCCTTGCACGGCACTCGCCACCTGGGGCGCCACCCACGCCGAGCAAGTTGCCCAAGCCCAGAAGGCCTACGACGAACAGCAGTTAGGCAATCAGCCTTAG
- a CDS encoding SIR2 family protein, translated as MTNPVNIELEHLFRNALSDGYNLFIGAGFSVLASSKSDKLPTGGQLCERLKSKFKDLKLPQAMELPLLCTIIKSKRLEEFRDYCTRSFTVVNYDDRYNSIIRTNIENIFTTNIDDLMFKVVEASGEKYIHDVFLTGANPNDSRVINYFALHGCVLHQNRDFVFGATEIASAFGAEPQLWHYLSHLLSVKPTLFWGYGLRDSGTLQAINNVIKSQGKSSNRMWIILDPNEIDNEEYFRALEFNIIYADTSSFLEFYQTLSSTPTRLNSASKGIGELFKEYVIPSAGQVPVRESVMFYQGAEPTWYDIFQRRAANTSHVKILENIIASGRNILIKGVPACGKTTLLKLLACTQTDYRSSVLYVSGYMDTAKAEILSRSCSTGHVKVFWDNVFDSADSVAVIQENKNIQLIAADRDYYYEFGFHKLNMDNFFVYDCSDLSQSDQQTVLTKIPENLVSLDKTREIQSRHDSVSVFDIISYCVTDANLTDRVKRIFSDLSREDHIYGELFVLISYFHRSRVPAAFDAVSSYCGLQGFKIEQIYGLLSHLGALVREYSGAFSSSDQDYFAVRSQVFAEAAIDESPRDVLRTVVENVLRNISMVKIPHYDVFQRGAFRNEIFARAFPNWKDGLQIYDDLFEFSPLEKSKPYIKQQCALYLAQKGKYRDAFDCIDQAVTISGGRIFTIRNTQARIKFEANINVFEDDEIYVRDSLFDSMKTLEVCHKSDRRKQSHAEYYAKFAMKLDDRYEDDETYEMLQRAKIWLEEEVKRPGAGRRLVKLLGDVQARVSAVGRATECEH; from the coding sequence ATGACTAATCCAGTAAACATAGAGCTCGAACACCTATTCAGGAATGCTCTTAGTGATGGGTATAATCTATTTATCGGGGCAGGTTTTTCAGTCCTGGCGTCTTCCAAAAGCGACAAGCTTCCGACAGGAGGACAGCTTTGCGAACGCTTAAAAAGCAAATTCAAAGACTTAAAACTGCCTCAGGCGATGGAACTTCCCCTACTATGCACTATAATTAAGTCAAAAAGGCTTGAGGAATTTCGAGACTATTGTACACGTTCGTTTACAGTAGTAAATTATGATGATAGATACAATTCCATAATAAGAACAAATATAGAAAACATATTCACGACGAATATAGACGATTTAATGTTCAAAGTCGTTGAAGCATCTGGTGAGAAATATATACACGATGTCTTCCTGACAGGAGCGAATCCGAACGACTCAAGAGTTATAAATTACTTTGCACTTCATGGATGCGTCCTACATCAAAATAGAGACTTCGTATTTGGAGCCACAGAGATCGCTTCAGCATTCGGCGCGGAGCCTCAATTATGGCACTATTTATCTCATCTACTTTCCGTAAAACCAACTCTTTTTTGGGGTTATGGTTTAAGGGATTCTGGAACGCTCCAAGCAATAAACAATGTTATAAAATCTCAAGGAAAATCGTCAAATAGAATGTGGATAATACTTGACCCGAATGAGATAGACAACGAAGAATATTTCAGAGCCCTTGAGTTCAATATAATATATGCCGATACTTCTTCGTTCCTGGAATTCTACCAGACTCTTTCTAGTACACCTACTAGATTAAATTCAGCGTCAAAAGGAATAGGTGAATTATTTAAAGAATACGTTATACCTTCTGCTGGACAGGTTCCAGTTCGCGAGTCTGTAATGTTTTACCAGGGTGCCGAGCCCACATGGTATGACATATTCCAGCGTAGGGCCGCGAACACCTCTCATGTAAAGATTCTTGAAAATATAATTGCTTCTGGCCGAAATATATTAATAAAGGGCGTACCTGCTTGCGGAAAAACGACTCTTCTGAAATTGCTGGCATGCACCCAAACCGACTATAGATCATCTGTACTATATGTTTCTGGGTATATGGATACGGCAAAGGCCGAGATACTTTCGAGATCGTGCTCTACCGGACACGTAAAAGTTTTTTGGGATAACGTCTTTGATTCTGCAGACTCGGTGGCTGTGATACAAGAAAACAAAAACATTCAATTAATAGCAGCAGACAGGGATTATTACTACGAGTTTGGGTTCCATAAGCTGAATATGGACAACTTTTTTGTGTATGATTGCTCAGACCTATCGCAAAGTGACCAACAGACTGTACTGACAAAGATCCCAGAAAATCTCGTTAGTCTTGATAAGACACGAGAAATACAAAGCAGGCACGATTCAGTATCGGTTTTTGATATCATCAGCTACTGCGTAACGGACGCTAATTTAACGGACCGAGTAAAAAGAATATTCTCCGATCTTTCTCGAGAGGATCACATATATGGGGAGCTATTTGTTCTCATTTCCTATTTCCATAGAAGCCGGGTACCTGCCGCATTTGATGCCGTGTCGTCATACTGCGGTTTGCAGGGGTTCAAAATCGAGCAAATATATGGCCTCTTAAGTCATTTGGGGGCATTGGTCCGGGAGTATTCAGGAGCATTCTCCTCAAGCGACCAAGACTATTTTGCCGTAAGGTCTCAAGTTTTTGCTGAGGCAGCCATAGACGAGTCACCTAGAGACGTTCTGAGGACTGTAGTCGAAAATGTCCTCCGGAACATATCAATGGTAAAAATACCCCATTATGATGTCTTCCAGAGAGGCGCTTTTCGGAACGAGATTTTTGCTAGAGCTTTCCCAAATTGGAAGGATGGTTTGCAAATATATGATGACTTATTTGAATTTTCACCACTCGAAAAGTCGAAGCCTTATATAAAGCAACAATGCGCACTATACCTCGCGCAGAAGGGAAAGTATAGGGATGCCTTTGACTGCATTGACCAAGCGGTCACCATTTCTGGCGGAAGGATTTTCACGATCCGGAATACACAAGCCCGCATAAAGTTCGAGGCCAATATCAACGTTTTTGAAGACGATGAAATATATGTCAGAGACTCCCTTTTCGATAGTATGAAAACGCTAGAAGTATGCCACAAATCAGACAGAAGAAAACAGTCTCATGCTGAGTATTATGCGAAATTTGCCATGAAGCTCGATGACAGATATGAAGATGACGAGACCTATGAAATGTTACAAAGAGCTAAGATTTGGCTAGAAGAAGAAGTTAAGAGGCCAGGAGCCGGACGCCGTTTGGTGAAGTTACTAGGTGACGTTCAAGCCAGGGTTTCTGCGGTTGGCAGAGCGACTGAATGCGAGCATTAA
- a CDS encoding zeta toxin family protein: MRPSLILLAGPNGAGKSTLYETRVAPSFAAPFINADAIQRDELKDVSLVASYKAAEIAAARRSEMLAEGRSFATETVFSHPSKLDIIEEARQRGYVVIVMHVGVDSPDLSVARVKERVCEGGHDVPEDKVRARFDRGGPLIREAVLLADRGMVFDNSRLNQPPRQVLVFAKGRLTQAAPRLPDWVLSIYADDLVI; the protein is encoded by the coding sequence ATGAGGCCCAGCCTGATCCTGCTTGCCGGCCCCAATGGCGCCGGCAAGTCGACGCTGTACGAAACGCGTGTCGCCCCGTCTTTCGCCGCTCCCTTCATCAATGCCGATGCCATCCAGCGCGACGAACTGAAGGACGTCTCGCTCGTCGCATCCTACAAGGCCGCCGAGATCGCCGCCGCCCGTCGGTCCGAGATGCTGGCCGAGGGCAGGAGCTTTGCCACCGAGACGGTGTTCTCCCACCCTTCGAAGCTGGACATCATCGAGGAGGCGCGCCAGCGCGGCTATGTCGTCATCGTCATGCATGTCGGCGTCGACAGCCCCGATCTGTCGGTGGCCCGCGTCAAGGAGCGTGTTTGCGAAGGCGGCCATGACGTGCCCGAGGACAAGGTTCGCGCCCGCTTCGATCGGGGAGGCCCGTTGATCCGGGAGGCCGTGCTGCTCGCCGATCGCGGCATGGTCTTTGACAACTCAAGGCTCAACCAACCGCCCAGGCAGGTTCTGGTGTTTGCCAAGGGACGCCTGACCCAGGCCGCCCCGCGCCTGCCAGACTGGGTTCTGTCGATCTATGCCGACGACCTTGTCATCTAG
- a CDS encoding SDR family oxidoreductase, whose product MKTVLITGCSTGFGLEIARYFLERDWNVVATMRQPRADILPASERLRILPLDVTDAASIAACVAAAGPVDVLVNNAGVGLLNALEGIPMEAVRLAFETNALGTIAMAKAVLPQFRARKSGVIVNVTSTVTVKPLHLLSVYTATKAAVNAFSECLALEVEPFGIRVRIVLPGRAPETSFGENHRKHMQFGIPEAYADIAEGVFSEWRTYPADQVTHVGDVAEAVWRAATDPACPMRLPAGVDAVAAMREAGNVLA is encoded by the coding sequence TCGCCCGGTATTTTTTGGAGCGGGACTGGAACGTGGTGGCCACCATGCGCCAGCCGCGCGCCGATATCCTGCCGGCCTCCGAGCGGCTGCGCATTCTGCCGCTGGATGTGACGGACGCGGCGAGCATTGCCGCCTGTGTCGCGGCGGCCGGGCCGGTCGACGTGCTGGTCAACAACGCCGGCGTTGGACTGCTGAACGCGCTCGAAGGTATTCCAATGGAGGCGGTGCGCCTTGCCTTCGAGACCAACGCGCTCGGCACCATCGCCATGGCAAAGGCGGTGCTGCCGCAGTTCCGGGCGCGAAAGTCGGGTGTCATCGTCAACGTCACGTCGACCGTGACGGTGAAGCCGCTGCACCTTCTGTCGGTCTATACGGCGACCAAGGCGGCGGTGAACGCCTTCAGCGAATGCTTGGCGCTGGAAGTTGAGCCGTTCGGCATAAGGGTGCGCATCGTGCTGCCGGGGCGGGCGCCGGAGACCTCCTTCGGCGAGAACCATCGCAAGCACATGCAGTTCGGCATCCCCGAAGCTTATGCCGACATCGCCGAGGGCGTGTTCAGCGAGTGGCGCACCTATCCGGCCGATCAGGTGACCCATGTCGGCGACGTGGCCGAGGCGGTGTGGCGGGCGGCGACCGATCCGGCTTGTCCCATGCGCCTGCCGGCCGGGGTGGATGCCGTCGCGGCGATGCGGGAGGCTGGGAACGTGCTGGCGTAA
- a CDS encoding Na/Pi cotransporter family protein, with amino-acid sequence MAFAISLIDLAGYIALLLWGTHMVQTGVQRAFGANLRAVLGKALKTRGRAFLAGLGVTAILQSSTATGLMMSGFVADGLVALIPALAVMLGANVGTTLIVQVLSFDVSAVAPGLVLIGVVMFRRDSSSQFHDFGRVFIGLGLMLLALHQLVQLMEQFKDAPSFRLLLGSVATIPFANIIIGALAAWATHSSVAVVLLTMSLAANGAVPPAAAFALVLGANIGSAITPVIEGPGGDDPAHRRLSIGNLLTRLIGAAAALALLQPIEGLMTALEPDASRAVANFHTLFNLLTAAAFLPLLTPCAGLLNRLLPDRADPADPARPRYLDMAAHEVPIVALGAAAREALRLADVLASMLDGAREALRNGDRRLMVETRRRDDILDSLNTAIKAYLTRLDPENLSGDDRRRLKEILQFTMNLEQAGDVVDLNLLPHAAKRVARGLVFEDKDRAELIALIDRLSTNVRTAASLFMTEDVRVARLLAEEKVTLREAEARATAVHFDRLRDGRPDVAQASALHLDILRDLKLINSYIVAAAAYPVLERTGELLPSRLADDARQGG; translated from the coding sequence ATGGCCTTTGCGATCTCGCTTATCGACCTTGCCGGCTACATCGCCCTGCTGCTGTGGGGCACCCACATGGTGCAGACGGGGGTGCAGCGCGCTTTCGGCGCCAACCTGCGCGCCGTTCTCGGCAAGGCGCTGAAGACCCGTGGCCGCGCCTTCCTGGCCGGCCTCGGCGTCACCGCCATCTTGCAGTCCAGCACGGCCACCGGGCTGATGATGTCCGGCTTCGTCGCCGATGGCCTGGTCGCGCTGATCCCGGCGCTGGCCGTCATGCTGGGCGCCAATGTCGGCACCACGCTGATCGTCCAGGTGCTGTCCTTCGACGTCAGCGCCGTGGCGCCCGGGCTCGTGCTGATCGGCGTCGTGATGTTCCGGCGCGACTCCTCCAGCCAGTTCCACGATTTCGGGCGGGTGTTCATCGGCCTCGGCCTGATGCTGCTGGCGTTGCACCAGCTGGTGCAGCTCATGGAGCAGTTCAAGGATGCCCCGAGCTTCCGCCTGTTGCTGGGCAGCGTCGCCACCATTCCCTTCGCCAATATCATCATCGGCGCGCTTGCCGCCTGGGCCACCCATTCCTCCGTCGCCGTGGTGCTGCTCACCATGTCGCTCGCCGCCAATGGCGCCGTGCCGCCGGCCGCCGCCTTCGCCCTGGTTCTCGGCGCCAATATCGGCTCGGCGATCACCCCGGTCATCGAGGGGCCGGGCGGTGACGACCCCGCCCATCGCCGCCTGTCGATCGGCAATCTCCTCACCCGCCTGATCGGCGCCGCCGCCGCGCTGGCCCTGCTGCAACCGATCGAAGGGCTGATGACCGCCCTCGAGCCGGACGCCTCCCGCGCCGTCGCCAACTTCCACACGCTGTTCAATCTCTTGACGGCCGCCGCCTTTCTGCCGCTGCTCACGCCCTGTGCCGGCCTGCTGAATCGCCTGTTGCCCGACCGGGCCGACCCGGCCGATCCGGCGCGGCCGCGCTACCTCGACATGGCCGCCCACGAGGTGCCGATCGTGGCACTCGGCGCCGCCGCCCGCGAGGCGCTGCGGCTGGCCGACGTGCTGGCCAGCATGCTGGACGGCGCCCGCGAAGCGCTCCGGAACGGCGACCGTCGCCTGATGGTCGAGACGCGCCGCCGCGACGACATTCTCGACAGCCTCAACACCGCCATCAAGGCCTACCTGACGCGGCTCGACCCGGAGAACCTGTCGGGCGACGACCGGCGCCGCCTCAAGGAAATCCTGCAGTTCACCATGAACCTCGAACAGGCCGGCGACGTCGTCGATCTCAACCTGTTGCCGCACGCCGCCAAGCGGGTCGCCCGTGGCCTGGTGTTCGAGGACAAGGACCGCGCCGAGCTGATCGCGCTGATCGATCGTCTGTCGACCAACGTACGCACCGCCGCTTCCCTGTTCATGACCGAGGACGTCCGCGTTGCCCGCCTATTGGCCGAGGAAAAGGTGACGCTGCGCGAGGCCGAGGCCCGGGCCACCGCCGTCCATTTCGACCGCCTGCGCGACGGCCGGCCCGACGTGGCGCAGGCCAGCGCGCTGCACCTCGACATCCTGCGCGATTTGAAGCTGATCAACAGCTACATCGTCGCCGCCGCTGCCTACCCGGTGCTGGAGCGCACCGGCGAACTCCTGCCAAGCCGCCTCGCCGACGACGCCCGCCAGGGCGGGTGA
- a CDS encoding N-acetyltransferase family protein, which yields MTDIAFRSAEASDAEAIARLHVAVWRRTYRDLAPADAFATLDEPYRLKRWQEKLAHPQPDQLVLLAESVGRLVGIGAAGAPSEEAFDSRGEIKFLYVDGEFKRQGIGRRLLKRLALHLSAHRYPGAALSVVEGNHAAAAFYEALGARVIGRHVDAGPIWRSQNIIMAWDGFDELIQ from the coding sequence ATGACGGACATCGCTTTCCGCTCCGCCGAGGCCAGCGACGCCGAGGCCATCGCCCGCCTGCATGTGGCGGTCTGGCGGCGGACCTATCGCGACCTCGCCCCAGCGGACGCCTTTGCCACGCTAGACGAGCCCTATCGCCTCAAAAGATGGCAGGAGAAACTGGCTCACCCGCAGCCCGATCAACTGGTCCTGCTGGCTGAAAGCGTGGGACGGCTGGTCGGCATCGGCGCGGCCGGCGCACCGTCGGAAGAAGCTTTCGATAGCCGGGGCGAAATCAAGTTCCTCTACGTCGACGGGGAATTCAAACGGCAGGGCATCGGCCGCCGCCTGCTAAAACGCCTCGCGCTCCACCTCAGCGCGCACCGCTATCCCGGCGCGGCGCTGAGCGTCGTCGAAGGCAATCACGCAGCCGCCGCGTTTTATGAGGCGCTCGGCGCGCGCGTCATCGGCCGGCATGTCGATGCCGGGCCGATCTGGCGCTCGCAAAACATCATCATGGCCTGGGACGGATTCGACGAACTGATCCAATAG
- a CDS encoding EthD domain-containing protein, with amino-acid sequence MIKFAYLINRVEGMSVEAFVDHHRHKHAPLFSSIPEAKQYVRRYAISHPVAAPNYPAPAYDGLTEIWFDSWADHDAFFTSKNYLETVQPDERTFVDHDSVGVMVTEERVVIG; translated from the coding sequence ATGATAAAGTTCGCCTATCTGATCAACCGCGTCGAAGGCATGAGCGTCGAGGCGTTCGTCGATCATCATCGCCATAAACATGCGCCGCTGTTCTCCTCGATCCCCGAGGCCAAGCAATATGTCCGCCGATATGCCATTTCGCATCCGGTTGCCGCGCCCAACTATCCCGCGCCGGCCTATGACGGCTTGACCGAGATCTGGTTCGATAGCTGGGCCGACCACGATGCGTTCTTCACGTCGAAAAACTATCTGGAAACCGTGCAGCCCGATGAGCGGACCTTTGTCGATCATGACTCCGTTGGCGTGATGGTGACCGAGGAGCGCGTGGTGATTGGATGA
- a CDS encoding helix-turn-helix domain-containing protein, whose protein sequence is MGSPKTRPALERLGQDVRNARLRRGIAVADLAVRAGTSPSSIARLEKGDPGVAIGTLADVLVVLGLVERLADLIDVRKDDLGLALAAEQLPRRGRSFAARLQKQKATSGAAREEKDVVDPDGAAF, encoded by the coding sequence ATGGGATCGCCCAAAACAAGGCCGGCCCTTGAAAGGCTCGGCCAGGACGTTCGAAACGCCCGCCTGCGGCGCGGCATCGCCGTGGCCGATCTCGCGGTGCGAGCCGGAACGTCGCCGAGTTCCATCGCCCGCCTTGAGAAGGGCGATCCGGGCGTCGCCATCGGCACGCTCGCCGACGTCCTGGTTGTCCTGGGCCTTGTGGAGCGTCTTGCCGACCTGATCGACGTTCGCAAGGATGACCTGGGCCTCGCGCTGGCGGCCGAGCAGTTGCCGCGCCGTGGCCGCTCCTTCGCGGCCAGATTACAAAAGCAGAAGGCCACGTCGGGCGCCGCGCGGGAGGAAAAGGACGTCGTCGATCCCGACGGCGCCGCCTTCTGA
- the bla gene encoding class A beta-lactamase, with amino-acid sequence MRELLVPTRRSFLGTAAATGLGLMLAGKALAKADDDFAKLEKQSGGRLGVSAIDKASGATIAYRADERFAMCSTFKCLAAAAVLARVDKGTLKLDKAIAYGKADLLAYAPVTTLHVAEGSLTLEALCAAAVSVSDNTAANLILKEIGGPAGWTAYARSLGDATSRLDRAEPELNSAVAGDPRDTTTPAAMLANLDTLFIGDALTEASRDKLEEWMVAGTVTGPLIKASVPETWQVADKSGSGANGTRNDIGVIYRPNTAPILASIYYTGSPLDLKGRNKVIADAAALIVARFGS; translated from the coding sequence ATGCGCGAACTTCTTGTCCCGACCCGCCGCTCCTTCCTCGGCACCGCCGCCGCCACCGGCCTTGGCCTGATGCTTGCCGGCAAGGCGCTGGCCAAAGCCGACGACGACTTCGCCAAGCTCGAAAAGCAAAGCGGCGGCCGGCTGGGCGTTTCCGCCATCGACAAGGCGTCCGGCGCCACCATCGCCTATCGGGCGGACGAGCGCTTTGCCATGTGCTCCACCTTCAAGTGCCTGGCGGCGGCGGCCGTTCTCGCCCGCGTCGACAAGGGCACTCTCAAGCTCGACAAGGCCATCGCCTACGGCAAGGCCGATCTCCTCGCCTACGCGCCGGTCACCACGCTACACGTCGCCGAGGGCAGCCTGACGCTGGAGGCGCTGTGCGCCGCCGCCGTCAGCGTCAGCGACAACACCGCCGCCAACCTGATCCTGAAGGAAATCGGCGGCCCGGCCGGCTGGACGGCCTACGCCCGTTCGCTGGGCGACGCCACGTCCCGGCTCGACCGCGCCGAACCGGAGCTGAATTCGGCCGTCGCCGGCGACCCGCGCGACACCACCACGCCGGCCGCCATGCTGGCCAACCTCGACACGCTGTTCATCGGCGACGCGCTCACCGAGGCCTCGCGCGACAAGCTGGAGGAATGGATGGTGGCCGGCACCGTCACCGGCCCGCTGATCAAGGCCAGCGTGCCCGAAACCTGGCAGGTGGCCGACAAATCCGGCTCCGGCGCCAACGGCACCCGCAACGACATCGGCGTCATATACCGGCCGAACACCGCGCCCATCCTGGCGTCGATCTATTACACCGGCTCGCCGCTCGACCTGAAAGGCCGCAACAAGGTGATCGCCGACGCCGCCGCCCTGATCGTCGCCCGCTTCGGCAGCTGA
- a CDS encoding winged helix-turn-helix transcriptional regulator, which produces MDVPAQPDAATDCSGVSEILNRVGDKWTMQVVVTLRDRPRRFNDLKRQVGGISQQMLTRTLKTLERDGMVVRTVCPTTPPQVDYALTDLGRSLSEPVRQLAEWAAGHLGAIRDNRSRYDANR; this is translated from the coding sequence ATGGATGTGCCCGCGCAGCCCGACGCTGCCACCGATTGCAGCGGCGTCAGCGAGATACTCAACCGGGTCGGCGACAAATGGACGATGCAGGTGGTGGTCACGCTTCGCGACCGGCCACGGCGCTTCAATGACCTCAAGCGTCAAGTTGGCGGCATCTCGCAGCAGATGCTGACGCGCACCCTCAAGACGCTGGAGCGCGACGGCATGGTCGTGCGCACGGTCTGCCCCACCACGCCGCCGCAGGTGGACTATGCCTTGACCGACCTCGGGCGGTCGCTGTCCGAGCCGGTGCGCCAGTTGGCGGAATGGGCGGCCGGGCATCTCGGAGCCATCCGGGACAATCGCTCGCGCTACGACGCCAACCGTTGA
- a CDS encoding type II toxin-antitoxin system HipA family toxin, translated as MADFTAEVALGESLAPVGRLRFTQAGPRQFSTFAYAPAWLDNPRAFAVQPDFPLEGGPFHTSAQPGRDALAGVFADAAPDSWGRRLLERAYGNGLNEFDYLTLSDDACRQGALRFLDEKGKIIHGSAADAVPRLIDLEAITAMARAYEAGKEISAEDLRTLAGAGGSGGARPKANVRDGDTLWLAKFTSVHDQQPIERVEVATLALAEACGIRTPRARLELTETPFPVALIQRFDRRGAARIPYISARTALGKAGAEPGSYSEIVDFMRAYAADPQADFRELFLRLIFTILVSNKDDHLKNHGFLYVGAGRWRLSPMFDVNPAPDRNPHLETAILEGGAHDRSINLALEASAFFEIPEAEARRIIRDMAQRISGRWREALRQVGVSGALARDYEPAFVNDQTEVALVF; from the coding sequence ATGGCCGACTTCACCGCTGAGGTCGCGCTTGGCGAAAGCCTTGCTCCGGTTGGCCGGCTCCGCTTCACGCAGGCCGGGCCGCGACAGTTCTCGACCTTCGCCTATGCCCCCGCCTGGCTGGACAACCCGCGCGCCTTCGCCGTGCAACCGGATTTTCCGCTGGAAGGCGGCCCCTTCCATACCTCGGCGCAGCCCGGACGCGACGCGTTGGCCGGCGTCTTCGCCGACGCGGCGCCGGACAGCTGGGGGCGTCGGCTTCTCGAACGCGCCTATGGCAACGGCCTCAACGAATTCGACTATCTGACGCTGTCCGACGATGCCTGCCGCCAAGGCGCACTGCGGTTTCTCGATGAGAAGGGAAAGATCATCCATGGCAGCGCGGCCGACGCGGTGCCGCGCCTCATCGATCTCGAAGCCATCACGGCGATGGCGCGCGCCTATGAAGCGGGCAAGGAGATCTCCGCCGAGGATCTGCGGACGCTGGCTGGTGCCGGCGGCTCGGGCGGCGCCCGCCCCAAGGCCAATGTCCGCGATGGCGATACGCTCTGGCTGGCCAAATTCACCTCCGTCCACGATCAGCAGCCGATAGAGCGCGTCGAGGTCGCCACGCTGGCCCTGGCCGAGGCCTGCGGCATTCGCACCCCCAGGGCGAGGCTGGAACTGACTGAGACGCCTTTCCCGGTGGCGCTGATCCAGCGGTTCGATCGACGCGGAGCCGCGCGCATCCCCTACATCTCGGCACGCACCGCGCTAGGCAAGGCCGGGGCGGAACCTGGCTCCTATTCGGAGATCGTCGATTTCATGCGGGCCTATGCCGCCGACCCACAAGCCGATTTCCGCGAACTCTTCCTGCGCCTGATCTTCACCATCCTGGTGTCCAACAAGGACGACCACCTGAAGAACCACGGCTTTCTCTATGTCGGCGCTGGCCGTTGGCGACTGTCTCCGATGTTCGACGTCAACCCGGCGCCCGATCGCAACCCGCATCTCGAAACGGCGATCCTGGAGGGCGGCGCGCATGATCGGTCGATCAATCTGGCTCTGGAGGCCAGCGCCTTCTTCGAAATCCCCGAGGCCGAGGCGCGGCGGATAATCCGCGACATGGCCCAGCGCATTTCGGGCCGATGGCGGGAAGCCTTGCGTCAGGTGGGTGTTTCGGGTGCGTTGGCGCGGGATTACGAGCCTGCCTTTGTGAACGATCAGACCGAAGTCGCATTGGTGTTTTGA